Proteins co-encoded in one Actinomadura luteofluorescens genomic window:
- a CDS encoding sce7726 family protein, which yields MGDARLGERQLRQSLLSLLQDRHRNDADTVIRHEMGLCAGARRVDLAVINGELAGFEIKSDQDTLERLAGQAADYGRVLDRVTLVTTDRYMARAAALVPDWWGLVRATSAAQDEVGTVELGEVRPAAVNTGQEPFAVAQLLWRDEALAILRARGQHKGVQRARRWLVWERLAEVVPLPELQRLVCTQLKARQAWPGGQ from the coding sequence ATGGGCGACGCGCGGCTGGGAGAGCGTCAGTTACGCCAGTCCCTGCTCTCGCTGCTCCAGGACCGTCACCGAAACGACGCGGACACGGTGATCCGCCACGAGATGGGGCTGTGTGCGGGCGCGCGCCGAGTGGACCTGGCAGTGATCAACGGCGAGTTGGCCGGTTTCGAGATCAAGAGCGATCAGGACACGCTGGAACGACTGGCAGGGCAGGCCGCCGACTATGGGCGGGTCCTCGACCGCGTCACTCTAGTCACCACCGACCGGTACATGGCCCGTGCCGCCGCCCTGGTTCCTGACTGGTGGGGCCTCGTCCGGGCCACCTCCGCCGCCCAGGACGAGGTGGGCACGGTGGAGTTGGGTGAGGTCCGGCCGGCCGCGGTCAACACCGGGCAGGAACCGTTCGCGGTGGCGCAACTGCTGTGGAGGGATGAGGCGTTGGCAATCCTGCGTGCCCGTGGTCAGCACAAGGGGGTGCAGCGGGCACGCCGCTGGCTGGTGTGGGAACGCCTGGCCGAGGTGGTGCCGCTGCCGGAGCTGCAGCGGCTGGTGTGCACGCAGCTCAAGGCTCGCCAAGCCTGGCCAGGCGGTCAGTGA